In Paenibacillus sp. J23TS9, a single genomic region encodes these proteins:
- a CDS encoding YCF48-related protein, producing MKIHRWTMLAAAILAILSLLLSACSYNGSDQTASSGEARIVKMTQTASNITADQHLTLQKNSPVLINNPVSNYDIPVIDFVTDNTGFAVKEKYGESLTLIATKDGGTSWAEKKLPGQFVRSLDFINSNTGWLLIEEGCSLKNGMTACSKLRLLKTQNGGTAWTTQWQASSKEDRTHSFTNLRRLSFQDSKNGVMLANGNLYVTSDGGSHFKATAFGLKDFTPLSMSFPKGQTGYVTGKVGKDAGKLVVLKTSNGGRTWQKQLEITAKESPLSSLGIQFMNENTGWLLTNDTGMMSGEIYRTTDGGKHWKTMSTQRTGRPTPTDIQLADADIGMISLHPGAGPIEGGIWLTKDGGKSFTSVAPNHVTAVNQLQMLSADHIWAAADDMNKSGYLLHSSDGGRTWKQSYPKAYPLAQPTEGMSLVDAYNGYAIGTQLDSNQVFLVVDDHPFPQNVNFDDIDHLYFADLKHGWVTFYQGMAETKDGGRSWTVLQ from the coding sequence TTGAAAATACATAGGTGGACCATGCTAGCGGCGGCTATACTGGCTATTTTGTCCCTGCTTTTATCTGCTTGTTCTTATAACGGTTCTGATCAAACGGCTTCTTCAGGAGAAGCCCGGATCGTGAAAATGACACAGACAGCATCTAACATTACAGCAGATCAACACTTGACCCTTCAAAAAAATTCGCCGGTGCTCATCAATAACCCGGTCAGTAACTACGATATTCCGGTCATTGATTTTGTGACGGATAACACTGGATTTGCTGTTAAAGAGAAGTATGGCGAATCATTGACACTGATCGCGACGAAAGACGGTGGAACGAGCTGGGCCGAAAAGAAACTGCCGGGTCAATTCGTACGTAGTTTGGATTTTATAAATTCCAATACCGGTTGGCTGCTGATTGAAGAAGGATGCTCATTAAAAAATGGCATGACCGCTTGCTCGAAGCTTCGTTTATTAAAGACACAAAATGGCGGCACTGCTTGGACAACCCAGTGGCAGGCCAGTTCAAAAGAGGACCGTACGCATAGCTTCACCAATTTGCGGAGATTGTCTTTCCAAGACTCCAAAAACGGTGTGATGCTGGCGAATGGCAATTTATACGTTACGAGCGACGGAGGTTCCCATTTTAAGGCGACAGCTTTTGGATTAAAGGATTTTACGCCGCTATCTATGAGCTTTCCGAAAGGCCAAACCGGCTATGTTACGGGGAAAGTCGGTAAGGATGCGGGGAAACTCGTAGTACTGAAAACTTCTAACGGAGGCCGTACATGGCAGAAGCAGCTGGAGATAACGGCGAAGGAATCTCCGCTTTCCAGTCTCGGAATTCAATTCATGAATGAGAATACCGGTTGGCTGCTAACGAATGACACGGGGATGATGAGTGGAGAGATTTACCGGACGACCGATGGAGGCAAGCACTGGAAGACAATGAGTACCCAGCGGACAGGGCGCCCAACACCGACAGATATCCAGCTTGCTGATGCGGATATAGGCATGATATCGCTTCATCCGGGTGCAGGTCCGATTGAAGGTGGTATTTGGCTGACGAAGGACGGAGGCAAAAGCTTTACGAGTGTCGCTCCGAATCATGTCACTGCTGTTAATCAGCTGCAAATGCTGTCTGCAGACCATATTTGGGCAGCAGCGGATGATATGAATAAATCCGGGTATCTTCTTCATTCCAGTGACGGAGGGAGAACATGGAAACAGTCCTATCCGAAAGCGTATCCTTTGGCTCAGCCAACAGAGGGTATGTCTCTCGTTGACGCCTATAACGGGTATGCAATCGGTACGCAGCTCGACAGCAATCAGGTATTTCTAGTCGTGGATGATCATCCATTTCCTCAAAACGTAAATTTTGATGATATAGATCATCTTTATTTTGCTGACCTGAAGCATGGATGGGTTACATTTTATCAGGGAATGGCAGAAACGAAGGATGGCGGGCGCAGCTGGACCGTGCTACAATAA
- a CDS encoding metal ABC transporter ATP-binding protein yields the protein MILCTLRDIVFGYENEPVIRNVSVDIHAGEFIAVSGPNGAAKTTLLKLILGLIKPWSGSIQFTPEFSGSSVAYVPQQASSFNSGFPSKVIELVRSGCYTELGLFRRFHREQHALVEEILREVGLWELRNRKIGELSGGQKQRACIARAMVQQPDLLVLDEPVTGMDAASRVRFYEWMRNLVKTQGKTVIMVTHGLDEASDYLDRVIYLEGKEETDHVSI from the coding sequence ATGATCCTTTGCACATTACGCGATATTGTCTTTGGGTACGAGAATGAACCTGTTATCAGGAATGTATCAGTGGATATTCATGCCGGAGAATTCATCGCCGTCAGCGGGCCGAATGGTGCGGCCAAAACAACACTTTTAAAGCTGATTCTTGGTCTGATTAAGCCATGGAGCGGCAGCATTCAGTTCACACCGGAATTCAGCGGGAGTTCGGTGGCCTATGTTCCCCAACAGGCTTCTTCTTTTAATTCCGGCTTTCCCAGCAAGGTGATTGAACTAGTACGTTCGGGATGTTATACGGAGCTTGGCTTGTTCCGACGGTTTCATAGGGAGCAGCATGCGCTGGTGGAAGAGATATTGAGAGAGGTTGGTCTATGGGAGCTGCGTAACCGGAAAATCGGGGAATTGTCAGGAGGGCAAAAGCAGCGGGCTTGTATTGCCAGAGCCATGGTTCAGCAGCCTGATTTGCTGGTTTTGGATGAACCTGTGACCGGAATGGATGCGGCAAGCCGGGTTCGCTTTTACGAATGGATGCGGAACTTGGTCAAGACGCAAGGCAAGACGGTGATTATGGTAACCCATGGTTTGGATGAAGCAAGTGATTATCTGGACCGCGTGATTTATTTGGAAGGAAAGGAAGAGACCGACCATGTTTCAATATGA
- a CDS encoding DMT family transporter: MRKTAPIPTALPLIIGIIAVSFSSIFVKWSSAPASIQGMYRLLFTALLMLPFIKPHLAELKSLPWRKILMLSASGFFLALHFLLWMGSLKLTTVSSSTIILALEPVFIVIGAFFIYKERTSSFAMFGMGVAIVGAVLIGWGDIGVSRTNLIGDLLSVFGTLAVSVHMLIGQKMVTQVSSFVYSFVVFLSATIVFALYNLIGGISFTAYPGKDWWMFLLLAIVPTVFGHLLFNWLLQYVSASTISMSILGEPVGASILAFLLLNEQMTWFQIIGGILAISGLVVFLNANRVKWKPRRKRTAEPLKSVS, from the coding sequence ATGAGAAAAACTGCACCGATACCTACCGCTTTACCATTAATTATCGGCATCATCGCCGTTTCTTTTTCATCTATTTTTGTAAAATGGTCCTCTGCACCCGCATCCATCCAAGGCATGTACCGGCTTCTGTTTACTGCGCTGCTCATGCTGCCGTTTATCAAGCCGCATCTTGCAGAGCTGAAGTCGCTTCCCTGGAGAAAAATACTGATGCTGTCTGCATCCGGATTTTTCCTGGCGCTGCATTTTTTGCTGTGGATGGGATCACTCAAGCTGACGACCGTGTCGAGCTCGACGATTATTCTGGCGCTGGAGCCTGTGTTTATCGTCATCGGTGCATTCTTTATTTATAAGGAACGCACGTCATCGTTTGCGATGTTCGGCATGGGAGTCGCCATTGTCGGAGCCGTTCTGATCGGTTGGGGAGATATTGGCGTTTCCCGTACCAACCTGATTGGAGATTTACTGTCCGTATTCGGCACATTGGCGGTTTCCGTTCATATGCTGATCGGTCAGAAAATGGTGACGCAGGTATCTTCCTTTGTGTACAGCTTTGTCGTGTTTCTATCTGCTACGATCGTATTTGCTCTATATAACCTGATTGGTGGAATTTCGTTTACGGCATATCCGGGTAAGGATTGGTGGATGTTTTTGCTCTTGGCAATCGTTCCAACGGTTTTTGGACATCTGCTGTTCAACTGGCTGCTGCAGTATGTATCAGCCTCAACCATATCGATGAGTATTTTGGGAGAGCCTGTCGGGGCGAGTATTCTGGCATTTTTGCTGTTGAATGAACAGATGACCTGGTTCCAGATCATCGGCGGTATTTTGGCGATTTCAGGATTAGTCGTGTTCTTGAACGCAAATCGCGTAAAATGGAAGCCCAGAAGAAAACGGACGGCGGAACCATTAAAATCAGTATCTTGA
- a CDS encoding MFS transporter, translated as MSRTWSGNLGWLCADQMRSAFAGTFGTFILSWMLYELTGSKMAMGGLWLLNIAGQWLVQWIAGPFIDRWKRVTVMKISDTIRGTAYLFVWLMWIAGYREAYILWIGSFMSSIQIYDAAAGALIPKLAAADRLVRVNAALSGTVQLVRVLTLPAAGILTGIFTSEVLLLLIMMLFIGAWISAAYIQEKPQTSGGRRTWKGSFKQGLQIYQRNKILYGLALLISVTSFGVFATQAMYVPYVTGLLGGGPLDYGLFSAAFPLGYVLGSIIVGRLREPGAYLYVIMSAALFGGGITYILLAMTNRITPALVIEMAAGIMMPFWNVYSNTLYYRIVPENVLGQVLSVRSMLTRAMTPFGVMYGTYCASAIGLPELFISVGVLICSVSGAGILISGVAAKRSARQTQWMLKNKLDG; from the coding sequence GTGAGCAGAACTTGGAGCGGGAATCTTGGATGGCTGTGCGCCGACCAGATGCGCTCGGCCTTTGCTGGAACATTCGGAACGTTTATTCTATCGTGGATGCTGTACGAGTTGACCGGATCCAAAATGGCGATGGGAGGTTTATGGCTCCTCAACATAGCAGGGCAGTGGCTTGTACAGTGGATTGCAGGCCCGTTCATTGACCGGTGGAAACGGGTGACGGTAATGAAAATATCCGATACGATACGCGGAACTGCCTATTTATTTGTCTGGCTGATGTGGATAGCGGGCTATAGAGAAGCATATATTTTATGGATAGGCTCTTTTATGAGTTCCATTCAGATCTACGACGCTGCGGCGGGAGCACTTATCCCCAAGCTGGCGGCTGCCGACCGGCTTGTACGTGTCAATGCAGCCCTCTCGGGCACGGTACAGCTTGTAAGAGTCCTAACACTGCCTGCAGCGGGGATATTGACGGGGATTTTTACCTCTGAAGTATTATTACTGCTGATCATGATGCTTTTTATAGGTGCATGGATATCCGCTGCTTACATACAGGAAAAACCTCAAACTTCCGGGGGACGCCGCACCTGGAAAGGTAGCTTCAAGCAGGGATTACAGATCTATCAACGGAATAAAATCCTATATGGACTCGCGCTTCTCATATCGGTAACCAGCTTTGGCGTTTTCGCGACTCAAGCGATGTACGTTCCGTATGTAACAGGATTGCTGGGCGGTGGCCCGCTTGATTACGGTTTGTTTTCGGCGGCTTTTCCTCTTGGATATGTTCTTGGCAGTATCATTGTCGGCCGCCTGCGTGAACCTGGTGCATATCTGTATGTCATCATGAGTGCTGCGCTGTTTGGCGGTGGAATAACTTATATTCTGCTTGCCATGACAAACCGGATCACGCCTGCACTTGTTATCGAAATGGCGGCAGGAATCATGATGCCATTCTGGAATGTATACAGTAATACGCTGTATTACAGAATCGTCCCGGAAAATGTACTGGGACAAGTTCTTTCAGTCCGTTCCATGCTGACACGGGCAATGACTCCATTTGGCGTGATGTACGGGACATACTGTGCTTCTGCTATTGGATTGCCTGAGCTTTTCATTTCAGTGGGCGTCCTGATCTGCTCGGTTTCAGGTGCAGGGATTTTGATATCAGGCGTAGCAGCAAAAAGGAGCGCCAGACAGACACAATGGATGTTGAAGAATAAACTTGATGGTTGA
- a CDS encoding metal ABC transporter substrate-binding protein codes for MKKWIPYVSALTMVVLAANITGCGATQEDNTPVSEPAASASAPSKLQIETSFYPMHEFASQVAGDLADVHLLIPPGVEPHDWEPTPQDIGKIEKADVLIYNGAGMEGWVDQVLASSNNKGLNMVEASKGLELMESSAEEEEHADDEAGHDHHEDAHEHGGLDPHVWLSPKLAIQEVRNIEAALIAKAPEHKDEFAKNADTYVAKLEALDADYQKELGSTKRKDFITQHAAFGYLAKTYGLTQVPIAGLSPEQEPSASAMTEVVKFAKEHQVKTIFFETLVSSQVADTIAREISASTAVLNPLEGLTEEEQANHQDYISVMRTNLEALKKALNE; via the coding sequence ATGAAAAAATGGATTCCATACGTATCAGCATTAACGATGGTTGTTCTAGCTGCTAATATCACAGGCTGTGGAGCTACTCAAGAGGACAACACACCGGTATCAGAGCCAGCGGCATCGGCTTCAGCTCCAAGTAAGCTTCAAATCGAAACAAGCTTTTACCCGATGCATGAGTTTGCCAGCCAGGTAGCGGGGGATTTGGCGGATGTGCATCTGCTGATACCGCCGGGCGTGGAACCTCATGACTGGGAGCCTACTCCGCAGGATATTGGAAAGATAGAGAAGGCGGATGTTCTAATCTATAACGGTGCAGGGATGGAAGGCTGGGTGGATCAGGTATTGGCCAGCTCGAACAATAAGGGCCTGAACATGGTCGAGGCAAGTAAAGGACTCGAACTCATGGAGAGCAGCGCCGAAGAAGAAGAACACGCGGATGATGAAGCGGGCCATGATCACCATGAAGATGCCCATGAACATGGGGGGCTGGATCCGCATGTGTGGTTATCTCCGAAGCTGGCGATTCAGGAAGTTCGTAATATTGAGGCTGCGTTGATCGCGAAGGCACCGGAACATAAAGATGAGTTTGCCAAGAATGCGGATACTTACGTCGCTAAGCTTGAAGCGCTGGATGCGGACTATCAAAAAGAGCTGGGAAGTACCAAACGTAAAGATTTTATTACCCAGCATGCCGCGTTTGGATATCTGGCCAAAACCTATGGACTAACCCAGGTTCCGATTGCAGGCCTGTCTCCAGAGCAGGAGCCATCTGCGTCGGCCATGACCGAAGTTGTGAAATTTGCCAAGGAACATCAAGTGAAGACAATTTTCTTCGAGACGCTCGTTTCCTCCCAAGTCGCAGATACAATTGCCCGGGAGATCAGTGCATCCACCGCCGTCCTGAATCCGCTTGAAGGCCTTACCGAGGAAGAGCAGGCAAATCATCAGGATTACATCTCTGTCATGCGTACTAATCTGGAGGCATTGAAGAAAGCGTTGAATGAGTAA
- a CDS encoding helix-turn-helix transcriptional regulator, with the protein MHILDMSFKRSTYQVELYSSLIFESALGIAAVTNARLHESMDKPASYWQLLRDSVSGELAQRLEFCEKHQTWKMLLQLLHTHPFASTQEFVDFVWSLEDSHFKFLVLPYLESGQEAVRLKSAHGDHEAAEELIRACQGHPFFPEMIQTVTGNDANVLKRHLTSLLQLWDQEITFAEAEEKKGILERDLIMKKNLLRSCTPEEVVLRAAGVEYKPEAGVSRVLLIPHVIYRPWTIEANMKETQIFYYPVSEASLTPENDLYQPPGELIQLYKALGDDKRLRALKLISEQDRSLKELTELLGMGKTTVHHHLAILRGAGLVRVKEGSYSWNQSSLDHHDQDLHRFLGVAYKEQ; encoded by the coding sequence ATGCATATTTTGGATATGTCATTCAAAAGAAGTACCTATCAAGTGGAGTTATACAGCTCACTGATATTCGAAAGTGCTCTGGGTATTGCCGCGGTTACGAACGCAAGACTGCATGAATCTATGGACAAACCTGCATCCTACTGGCAGCTGCTTCGGGATTCTGTATCCGGTGAGCTTGCACAGAGGCTGGAATTCTGTGAAAAGCATCAGACGTGGAAGATGTTACTTCAGCTGCTGCATACACATCCGTTTGCTTCAACACAAGAGTTTGTGGATTTTGTCTGGTCTTTGGAGGACTCGCATTTCAAATTTTTAGTACTTCCTTATTTGGAGAGCGGACAGGAAGCAGTTCGGCTCAAGTCGGCACATGGCGATCATGAGGCTGCCGAAGAGTTGATCCGTGCCTGTCAGGGACATCCGTTTTTCCCGGAAATGATTCAGACGGTCACCGGAAATGATGCAAACGTCTTAAAACGCCATCTTACGTCTTTGCTTCAGCTTTGGGATCAGGAAATTACGTTTGCAGAGGCTGAAGAAAAGAAAGGGATTTTGGAACGTGACTTGATCATGAAAAAGAATCTGCTGCGAAGCTGCACGCCTGAAGAGGTGGTTCTGCGGGCTGCTGGAGTCGAGTATAAGCCTGAAGCGGGTGTCAGCCGGGTGCTTTTGATTCCGCATGTGATTTACCGTCCTTGGACGATTGAAGCCAATATGAAGGAGACCCAAATTTTCTATTATCCCGTCAGCGAGGCAAGTCTAACGCCAGAAAATGATCTATATCAGCCTCCCGGCGAGCTTATTCAATTATATAAAGCCTTAGGAGACGATAAAAGGTTGCGTGCGTTAAAGCTCATTTCCGAGCAAGACCGTTCACTCAAGGAACTCACTGAATTGCTGGGTATGGGTAAGACTACCGTACATCATCATCTGGCCATTTTGCGAGGGGCGGGACTGGTCCGTGTAAAAGAGGGCAGCTATTCGTGGAACCAGAGTTCACTGGATCATCATGACCAAGACCTGCATCGCTTCCTGGGTGTGGCATATAAGGAACAATAA
- a CDS encoding MBL fold metallo-hydrolase, protein MDTDNEQQIHYGDDYHYIPATSVASGKGVELQADVYAFTTQIVNLVAIGLPGKDSFVLVDAGMPNSADEILAMTRDRFGPHSRPKAIILTHAHFDHVGGLVDLIREWQVPVYAHTEELPYLTGEKSYPKPDPTVEGGMLAKLSFAFPHEPLKLGSWVHSLPDDGSVPGLPDFRWMHTPGHTPGHVSLFREKDRMLIAGDAFITVRQDQLYSVLTQKMEISGPPRYFTPDWDAAHESVKKLEALRPAFAVTGHGSPVSGEQLMDGLHMLAQRFGELAVPDYGKYARHKH, encoded by the coding sequence ATGGATACCGACAACGAGCAGCAGATTCACTACGGAGACGATTATCACTACATACCGGCTACGTCCGTTGCGAGTGGCAAAGGTGTTGAACTCCAAGCAGATGTGTATGCCTTCACCACTCAAATTGTCAATCTCGTGGCTATCGGTTTACCTGGAAAGGATTCATTTGTGCTGGTGGATGCAGGCATGCCCAACTCAGCAGATGAGATCCTAGCCATGACTCGTGATCGTTTTGGACCGCATTCACGGCCCAAAGCCATCATCCTGACACACGCGCATTTTGATCATGTGGGTGGCCTTGTGGATCTGATTCGGGAATGGCAGGTTCCTGTGTACGCTCATACAGAAGAGCTTCCGTATCTGACTGGTGAGAAAAGCTATCCTAAGCCGGATCCGACGGTTGAAGGGGGGATGCTGGCTAAGCTGTCCTTTGCTTTTCCCCATGAGCCGCTGAAGCTCGGTTCATGGGTGCATTCCCTTCCTGATGATGGGAGCGTGCCGGGGCTGCCTGACTTCCGCTGGATGCATACGCCTGGCCATACGCCCGGTCATGTTTCTCTCTTTCGGGAGAAGGATCGGATGCTGATCGCCGGGGATGCTTTTATTACGGTGAGACAAGACCAACTATACAGCGTGCTTACACAGAAAATGGAGATCAGCGGTCCACCTCGTTACTTCACACCGGACTGGGACGCGGCACATGAATCAGTGAAGAAGCTTGAGGCGCTGCGGCCGGCATTTGCCGTCACAGGCCATGGCAGTCCGGTTTCAGGTGAACAGCTGATGGATGGACTTCATATGTTGGCACAACGCTTTGGCGAGCTTGCCGTACCCGATTATGGCAAATATGCACGTCATAAACACTAA
- a CDS encoding metal ABC transporter permease, with the protein MFQYDFMQRAFLAGGLIALIAPLLGVYLVLRRQSLMSDTLSHVSMAGVALGTVLHVSPVLCGFLFAIMGGLMIEQLRRTYKTYSEVPVAIIMTSGLALAMVLMSLKTTLNKSFSSYLFGSIVAVSSSQLLIIAAVTLIGLLFFMLLRRPLYSLTFEEDTAAVSGIRVKMLSFAFAVVAGMIVAAAMPIVGVLLVSSLIVLPSAFALRFAGGFVSASVLAVVTGMAGVFSGLTASYYTDTPPGGSIALILLIILLAGIGLQRVFKLAKKRRAGKTEAILRQQTNQTIHEGVLK; encoded by the coding sequence ATGTTTCAATATGATTTTATGCAGCGGGCTTTTTTGGCAGGCGGCCTAATCGCGCTGATTGCTCCGTTACTCGGTGTATACCTGGTTTTACGCAGGCAGTCGTTGATGTCGGATACACTCTCGCATGTCTCGATGGCCGGCGTTGCGCTTGGAACTGTGCTGCATGTGAGTCCTGTCCTGTGCGGTTTTCTGTTTGCCATTATGGGCGGCCTGATGATCGAACAGCTACGGCGGACTTACAAAACATATAGCGAGGTCCCCGTGGCGATCATTATGACTTCGGGTCTGGCACTTGCGATGGTGCTGATGAGCCTGAAAACCACACTGAATAAAAGCTTCAGCTCTTATCTGTTTGGTTCCATTGTAGCCGTAAGCAGCTCCCAGCTCCTCATTATTGCGGCCGTTACATTGATCGGACTTCTTTTCTTTATGTTGCTCCGCAGACCGCTTTACAGCTTGACGTTTGAAGAAGATACCGCAGCGGTGAGTGGGATTCGGGTCAAAATGCTGTCATTTGCTTTTGCGGTGGTGGCAGGCATGATTGTTGCGGCTGCGATGCCGATTGTCGGCGTTCTGCTGGTATCATCCCTCATCGTGTTGCCATCCGCTTTTGCACTCCGCTTTGCTGGGGGCTTTGTCTCTGCTTCCGTTCTTGCGGTTGTCACCGGCATGGCCGGAGTCTTCAGCGGGCTGACGGCATCTTATTATACGGATACGCCCCCGGGAGGAAGCATCGCCCTGATTCTATTGATCATTCTTTTGGCAGGCATCGGTTTACAGCGTGTGTTTAAACTGGCAAAAAAGCGTCGCGCAGGTAAAACAGAAGCTATATTACGTCAACAAACCAACCAAACCATACATGAAGGAGTTTTAAAGTAA